A genomic stretch from Candidatus Thiothrix anitrata includes:
- a CDS encoding PhoX family protein: MSGQNHLLSQAVDSEDIGHNTSNNPTFEQILEARISRRGLLKGSFALMATSMFGMGLTACSDGDSPSTTPPATPGLTLSFNAVAKSVADALTVPTGYTATVLLATGDPINTSAPRYKNDGTDTDFDNRSGDHHDGMHYFGMNTTGTAHDYSNSSRGLLCLNHEVAEDLGFMHANGPTDYGSANTNARPTAEIDKEVAAHGVSVVEVVKSGSTYQVNRYSNYNRRITGATMMDISGPAAYDDLMVTAYSTSGSQTRGTINNCAHGYTPWGTYLTCEENWAGYFYRRNDTTRTAKENTSLNRYGVNGSSSGRYNWSRTTTTGLDTTAGGVYARWNAGITGTTAASDYRNVANTFGWVVEIDPFDIGSTPRKRTALGRFGHEGAWPAKAVPGKPIVFYMGDDARNEYIYKFVSDALWDAADANGGMFAGDKYMDAGKLYVAKFNADGTGTWILLNMSNPTVANYATYTFADEADVVINARLAADAVGATKMDRPEWGAVNPLNGEVYMTLTNNVSSSGRGSNAVPLDAANPRYYADTKGTATNKGNVNGHIIRWKEAGNDHAATTFTWDIYLFGAESSATTDVNLSNLTADNDFSSPDGLWFSHAVPGLLWVQTDDGYYTDTTNCMMLAAIPGTIGDGSSVTINNQSVPSGQTSITTRMGKVATTTTLRRFLVGPKDCEITGIAESPDGKAIFVNIQHPGENSTSATNPAQFTSHWPDGGTARPRSATVVITRNDGGKIAV; encoded by the coding sequence ATGAGCGGACAAAACCACTTACTTTCCCAAGCTGTAGACTCTGAAGACATTGGACACAATACGTCCAATAACCCTACCTTTGAACAAATACTGGAAGCACGAATCAGTCGTCGTGGCTTGCTGAAAGGAAGCTTTGCATTGATGGCAACCTCCATGTTTGGTATGGGCTTGACTGCTTGTTCAGACGGCGATAGCCCATCAACAACACCTCCTGCAACTCCCGGTTTGACTCTGAGCTTCAATGCTGTTGCCAAAAGCGTTGCCGATGCTCTGACAGTTCCGACAGGTTATACGGCTACGGTGTTGCTGGCAACGGGCGACCCGATCAATACCTCTGCACCTCGTTACAAGAATGACGGAACAGACACCGACTTTGACAACCGTTCTGGGGATCACCACGACGGGATGCATTATTTCGGCATGAATACTACCGGTACTGCACATGATTACAGCAATTCCAGCCGTGGGCTGCTGTGTCTCAACCATGAAGTAGCGGAAGACTTGGGCTTTATGCACGCTAATGGCCCAACTGATTACGGTTCTGCCAACACCAATGCCCGTCCAACAGCGGAAATTGACAAGGAAGTAGCAGCTCACGGCGTGTCAGTGGTGGAAGTCGTCAAGTCAGGCTCAACGTATCAGGTCAACCGTTATTCCAATTACAATCGCCGTATTACCGGCGCAACGATGATGGATATTTCTGGGCCTGCGGCTTATGACGACCTGATGGTAACAGCCTACTCCACCAGCGGCTCACAAACCCGTGGCACGATCAATAACTGTGCGCATGGTTATACCCCGTGGGGAACCTACCTGACTTGCGAAGAAAACTGGGCTGGTTATTTCTACCGTCGTAATGACACTACCCGTACTGCCAAAGAAAATACCTCGTTAAACCGTTACGGTGTGAATGGCTCCAGTTCTGGTCGTTATAACTGGTCACGGACAACAACAACAGGTCTTGATACTACTGCCGGAGGAGTATACGCCCGCTGGAATGCAGGCATTACCGGTACAACGGCTGCCAGCGACTATCGTAATGTGGCTAATACATTCGGTTGGGTAGTTGAAATTGACCCATTTGACATTGGTTCAACTCCGCGCAAGCGTACCGCTTTAGGTCGCTTTGGACATGAAGGCGCGTGGCCTGCCAAAGCTGTACCTGGTAAGCCGATTGTGTTCTACATGGGTGATGATGCCCGTAACGAATACATCTACAAGTTTGTTTCAGATGCCTTGTGGGATGCCGCTGATGCCAATGGTGGCATGTTTGCCGGTGACAAGTACATGGACGCGGGCAAGCTGTACGTCGCTAAATTCAATGCTGATGGCACAGGTACGTGGATATTGCTGAACATGAGCAACCCAACGGTAGCCAACTATGCAACCTACACCTTTGCGGATGAAGCCGATGTGGTCATCAACGCCCGTCTGGCTGCCGATGCTGTTGGCGCGACCAAAATGGATCGTCCTGAATGGGGGGCAGTAAACCCGCTGAATGGCGAAGTCTATATGACCCTCACCAACAATGTATCCAGCAGTGGGCGTGGCTCAAATGCAGTGCCGTTAGATGCAGCCAACCCACGTTATTATGCTGATACCAAAGGCACCGCAACCAACAAGGGTAACGTCAACGGGCACATCATCCGCTGGAAAGAAGCTGGCAATGATCACGCGGCAACTACCTTTACTTGGGATATTTACCTGTTCGGAGCGGAGTCCAGTGCCACTACTGACGTAAACCTTTCTAACTTGACAGCAGATAACGACTTTTCCAGCCCGGACGGTTTATGGTTTAGTCATGCTGTACCCGGCTTGCTGTGGGTGCAAACAGATGATGGCTATTATACTGATACTACCAACTGCATGATGCTGGCTGCCATTCCGGGGACTATTGGGGACGGTTCATCAGTAACGATCAATAATCAATCTGTGCCTTCTGGTCAGACCAGCATCACAACACGTATGGGTAAGGTCGCCACTACAACAACCCTTCGCCGTTTCCTAGTCGGGCCAAAAGACTGCGAAATTACTGGCATTGCCGAATCCCCTGATGGCAAAGCCATTTTCGTCAACATCCAGCACCCTGGTGAAAATAGTACTTCCGCCACTAATCCAGCTCAGTTCACCAGCCACTGGCCGGATGGCGGCACTGCACGCCCACGCTCAGCAACGGTTGTCATTACCCGTAATGACGGCGGCAAAATCGCTGTCTAA
- a CDS encoding PhoX family protein, giving the protein MSDTENTSNNLTFEQVLEARLSRRHLLKGGFYLMAASVLGTGLSGCDASEKSAVSVATQDLALAFKPVAKSVADALSIPEGYTATVLLATGDPIKTGVTAYKNDGTDHDFNNRAGDHHDGLFYFGLNAAGNGWDASNAQQGLLCINHEVAEDLGFMHPTGATDYGKDSTNDRPMQEVDKEVAAHGVTVVAVTKTTTGYRLSPENPLNRRITGETLFELDGIAAGHDAMKTAFSPNGQQTRGTINNCANGYTPWGTYLTCEENWAGYFYRREDDSARTAKELTGFKRYGIKGDTSGRYNWARAGANDTTDLYRRWNAGATGATATEDFRNVANTFGWVVEIDPFKAEATPKKRTSLGRFAHEGAWPAPVSVGKPVVFYMGDDSRNEYIYKYVSDALWSEQDANGGMAAGDKYLNAGKLYVAQFNPDGTGTWLWLAMDNKAISDYANYTFSDAADVVINTRIAADAVGATKMDRPEWGAVNPLNGEVYMTLTNNVSDKDGRGATTPLDAANPRYYSSIKAGKSVAGNVNGHIIRWREAGNDHTTTQFQWDVYLFGAPASDDAHVNVSRLTADNDFSSPDGLWFSEAVPGLLWVQTDDAYYTDTTNCMMLAAIPGQVGDGKLSTLTNKAVTTNNGNDQDMNTHAGKQPGDNLRRFLVGPKDCEITGITETPDGKALFVNIQHPGENSSETWATDSKMTSHWPDGGTARPRSATVVITRNDGGKIAV; this is encoded by the coding sequence ATGAGCGATACGGAAAACACATCAAACAACCTGACTTTTGAGCAAGTGCTGGAAGCGCGTCTGAGCCGCCGTCATTTACTCAAAGGCGGCTTTTATCTGATGGCAGCCTCAGTCTTGGGAACGGGCTTAAGCGGTTGTGATGCATCTGAAAAATCCGCAGTCAGCGTTGCTACGCAAGACTTGGCATTGGCCTTTAAACCCGTGGCGAAAAGTGTTGCTGACGCACTCAGTATTCCTGAAGGCTATACCGCAACAGTGTTATTAGCGACAGGTGATCCGATTAAAACCGGTGTGACTGCTTATAAAAACGATGGCACCGACCATGATTTCAACAACCGCGCTGGTGACCACCACGATGGCTTGTTTTATTTCGGCTTGAATGCCGCTGGCAATGGCTGGGATGCCAGCAATGCGCAACAGGGCTTACTGTGCATTAACCATGAAGTTGCGGAAGATTTAGGCTTTATGCATCCGACTGGGGCAACCGATTACGGCAAAGACAGCACCAATGATCGCCCAATGCAGGAAGTTGATAAAGAAGTGGCAGCACACGGCGTTACGGTGGTCGCAGTCACCAAAACAACAACAGGTTATCGCCTTAGCCCAGAAAACCCCTTGAACCGCCGCATTACCGGAGAAACATTATTTGAACTGGACGGCATTGCCGCTGGTCATGATGCAATGAAAACCGCATTTTCACCCAATGGGCAACAAACACGCGGCACAATCAACAATTGCGCCAACGGCTACACCCCTTGGGGAACATACCTGACGTGCGAAGAAAACTGGGCGGGATATTTCTATCGCCGCGAAGATGACAGTGCGCGTACTGCGAAAGAGTTAACCGGTTTCAAACGTTATGGCATTAAAGGCGACACTTCTGGGCGTTACAATTGGGCGCGTGCTGGTGCGAACGACACAACGGATTTATACCGCCGCTGGAATGCGGGAGCTACCGGCGCAACAGCAACCGAAGATTTCCGCAATGTAGCCAATACCTTTGGCTGGGTCGTTGAAATTGACCCCTTTAAAGCAGAGGCAACCCCCAAAAAACGTACTTCATTAGGACGTTTTGCACACGAGGGCGCATGGCCTGCCCCGGTGAGTGTCGGCAAACCAGTGGTCTTTTATATGGGTGATGACTCGCGCAATGAGTACATCTACAAATACGTGTCCGATGCTTTGTGGAGTGAGCAGGATGCCAACGGCGGCATGGCCGCAGGCGATAAATACCTGAATGCCGGAAAATTGTATGTGGCTCAATTTAACCCTGATGGCACAGGAACTTGGTTGTGGTTGGCAATGGACAATAAAGCGATTAGTGACTATGCCAATTACACCTTCAGTGATGCAGCGGATGTGGTGATTAATACCCGGATTGCGGCTGATGCCGTGGGAGCGACCAAGATGGATCGCCCAGAGTGGGGAGCCGTTAACCCACTCAATGGCGAGGTTTATATGACCTTGACCAATAACGTTTCCGACAAAGATGGCCGGGGAGCAACTACACCATTGGATGCAGCCAATCCGCGTTATTACAGCAGTATTAAAGCTGGAAAGAGTGTCGCAGGCAATGTGAACGGACACATTATCCGCTGGCGCGAGGCTGGTAACGATCATACGACTACGCAATTTCAGTGGGATGTGTATCTGTTTGGTGCGCCTGCATCGGATGATGCCCACGTCAATGTTTCTCGATTGACCGCAGATAATGATTTTTCCAGCCCTGATGGGTTGTGGTTTAGCGAAGCTGTTCCGGGGTTGTTGTGGGTACAAACAGATGATGCGTATTACACCGATACCACGAATTGCATGATGTTGGCAGCGATTCCGGGACAGGTAGGCGATGGCAAGTTATCGACACTGACCAACAAGGCCGTCACGACTAACAATGGTAATGATCAGGACATGAATACCCACGCGGGCAAACAACCGGGCGATAATTTACGCCGGTTTCTCGTTGGACCAAAAGACTGCGAAATTACCGGCATTACCGAAACCCCGGATGGCAAAGCCTTGTTCGTCAACATCCAGCATCCCGGCGAAAACAGCAGTGAAACTTGGGCAACCGACAGCAAGATGACTAGCCACTGGCCGGATGGCGGCACTGCACGCCCACGCTCAGCAACGGTTGTCATTACCCGTAATGACGGCGGCAAAATCGCTGTCTAA
- a CDS encoding DMT family transporter, protein MTLKLSRQADYSIIVEVFVSVKLRNDVTYRQTYHSSLICVRHRLLFSTESTPFMSYFYLALAIVAEVIATSSLRATEEFTKPIPTLIMVVGYGFAFYFMTLALRTLPLGFTYAVWSGLGVVLISIIGIIFYNERLDLPAVIGIGMIIAGVAIIQIFSKIVPH, encoded by the coding sequence GTGACGCTAAAGTTATCCCGCCAAGCAGACTACAGTATTATTGTTGAAGTATTTGTTTCAGTTAAGTTAAGAAATGATGTCACGTATCGCCAAACGTACCATTCATCATTAATATGTGTGCGCCATCGTTTATTATTCTCCACGGAAAGCACCCCATTTATGTCTTACTTTTATCTTGCACTTGCTATTGTTGCTGAAGTCATTGCAACCAGTTCATTGCGGGCGACAGAAGAATTTACCAAACCCATCCCTACGCTTATTATGGTTGTGGGTTATGGATTTGCCTTTTATTTCATGACATTGGCATTGCGCACTTTGCCACTAGGGTTCACTTATGCGGTGTGGTCAGGGTTAGGAGTCGTGCTGATAAGCATCATTGGTATTATTTTCTATAATGAACGACTGGACTTGCCCGCTGTCATTGGCATCGGCATGATTATTGCTGGTGTCGCCATCATCCAGATATTTTCAAAAATCGTGCCGCATTAA
- a CDS encoding esterase family protein: MRREYHCWYSARVGRMMELLVFGHAGAKVLVFPTRDGRFYEYEKLRVVQQLAHKIEAGQLQLFCVDSLDHESLYCFWKHPAERIRYHIRFEEYILHEVLPFMQHKNHHPCTIAHGCSLGAFHAANIAFRHPHLFQKLAAFSGRYDLTMQVESFTNLFDGYYDNDIYFHTPTHFLPDLHCDWRLHHLRQMDIVLVIGKEDPFLGNNHHLSHILHSKGIRHQLHEWDERAHRGYYWRRMATLYL, translated from the coding sequence ATGCGCAGGGAATATCACTGTTGGTACAGTGCCCGTGTTGGGCGCATGATGGAATTGCTGGTGTTCGGACATGCCGGTGCGAAAGTGCTGGTATTTCCCACCCGTGACGGGCGTTTTTACGAGTATGAAAAACTGCGCGTGGTGCAACAGCTTGCCCATAAAATTGAGGCGGGGCAGTTGCAACTGTTTTGCGTGGATAGCCTTGATCATGAGTCACTGTACTGTTTCTGGAAACACCCGGCTGAACGTATCCGCTACCATATTCGTTTTGAAGAATACATTCTTCATGAAGTGCTGCCGTTTATGCAGCACAAGAACCACCACCCTTGCACCATTGCGCACGGGTGTAGTCTAGGGGCGTTTCATGCTGCCAATATTGCGTTTCGGCATCCGCATTTATTCCAAAAATTGGCGGCATTTTCCGGGCGTTACGACTTGACCATGCAGGTGGAAAGTTTCACCAATTTGTTTGATGGTTATTACGACAACGACATTTATTTTCACACGCCTACCCACTTTTTACCGGATTTGCATTGCGACTGGCGGCTGCATCATTTGCGGCAAATGGATATTGTGTTGGTGATTGGTAAAGAAGATCCGTTTCTGGGCAATAACCACCATCTCAGCCATATTTTGCATAGCAAGGGTATTCGCCATCAGTTGCACGAATGGGACGAGCGGGCGCACCGTGGTTACTATTGGCGGCGCATGGCAACGTTGTATTTGTAA
- a CDS encoding acetylxylan esterase — translation MPASFTHGFAFDPSYDYSLDELLNVGAPLAPTDFRAFWQARYARALQVHPCPRIRHTGTSHAGFEVYSLRYFSTDHVVIRGWVLIPQNQPVTRGMVFGHGYGGCDGPDYRLCPKGAALLFPCFRGLARSQHPPISTNPAFHVLHDIDKPQQYIIGGCVDDVWLAVSSMQMLFPATQGHIGYSGVSFGGGIGALALPWEPRIQRAHLNVPTFGNQPLRLQLPTIGSGAAVQRYQQQHGNVLATLQYYDAASAATFIRQPMHVATALFDPAVAPPGQFAIYNALSGEKTLFTLDAGHFAYPQQAAQEQALQGELEEFFSRL, via the coding sequence ATGCCAGCCAGTTTTACTCATGGTTTTGCTTTTGATCCCAGTTATGATTATTCACTGGATGAGCTGCTGAATGTTGGTGCACCACTTGCGCCAACGGATTTCCGCGCGTTCTGGCAAGCACGCTATGCGCGAGCGTTGCAGGTGCATCCTTGCCCGCGAATTAGGCATACGGGTACGTCACACGCGGGTTTTGAAGTCTATAGCCTGCGCTATTTTTCTACCGATCATGTGGTTATCCGGGGTTGGGTGCTGATTCCGCAAAACCAGCCCGTCACGCGGGGAATGGTGTTCGGACACGGCTACGGTGGTTGCGATGGGCCGGATTACCGTTTATGCCCGAAGGGAGCCGCGCTACTATTTCCGTGTTTCCGGGGCTTAGCTCGTAGCCAGCACCCGCCTATTTCCACCAACCCTGCTTTCCATGTCTTGCATGACATCGATAAGCCACAACAGTACATTATTGGCGGCTGCGTGGATGATGTGTGGCTGGCGGTGTCGTCCATGCAAATGTTGTTTCCGGCCACGCAAGGGCATATTGGTTATTCGGGTGTCAGTTTCGGGGGCGGGATTGGTGCATTGGCCCTGCCCTGGGAGCCGCGTATCCAGCGTGCACATTTGAATGTTCCCACGTTTGGTAATCAGCCGTTACGTTTGCAATTACCGACTATTGGTAGTGGGGCGGCAGTGCAACGCTATCAGCAGCAACACGGTAACGTGCTGGCAACCTTGCAATATTACGATGCCGCCAGTGCTGCCACTTTCATCCGGCAACCGATGCACGTAGCCACTGCATTGTTTGACCCGGCAGTTGCGCCACCGGGGCAGTTTGCTATTTACAACGCACTGTCTGGTGAAAAAACGCTGTTTACGTTGGATGCGGGGCATTTTGCCTACCCGCAACAAGCTGCACAGGAACAGGCATTACAGGGGGAACTGGAAGAGTTTTTCTCACGCTTGTGA
- a CDS encoding isoamylase early set domain-containing protein, translating to MLKKQYLKTRPTCKVTFRISKDAAGSARNIYLVGEFNDWDAQATPMTPLKNGEFTTLLELDTSQSEYQFRYLYDGNHWENDWEADGYALNGVDGENSIVRV from the coding sequence ATGTTAAAAAAACAGTATCTGAAAACCCGCCCGACCTGCAAAGTGACATTCCGCATCTCCAAAGATGCCGCTGGTTCTGCCCGTAATATCTATCTGGTAGGGGAATTCAACGATTGGGATGCGCAAGCAACGCCTATGACCCCTTTAAAAAACGGGGAATTCACCACTTTACTGGAACTCGACACCAGCCAATCCGAATACCAATTTCGTTACTTGTACGACGGCAATCATTGGGAAAATGATTGGGAAGCCGATGGTTACGCGCTAAACGGTGTGGACGGGGAAAATTCCATTGTGCGTGTATGA
- a CDS encoding PstS family phosphate ABC transporter substrate-binding protein has product MKQLTLAVALGLVAASGVAQARDSIEIVGSSTVFPFSTAVAEQFAKKSGGAAPKVESTGTGGGMKLFCAGAGIETPDITNASRRMKKGEMETCIKNGVTDVTEIKIGYDGLAIAQSKTGDPINLTARELYLAVAKEIPMPDGTFVPNTYQTWKDVNPDLPAHEIEVIGPPPTSGTRDSFVELGVEKGCLKFQGIPELKKKDKKMFKEKCHTLREDGKFVEAGENDNLIVQKLQANPKAVGVFGYSFLEQNADSLKAVSINGIVPTPETVMSGKYPMARSMFIYAKNSHAGQVAGLKEFLTEFTSDAAMGADGYLADKGLIPLPAGELKASQDAAANMTPVSVNSLK; this is encoded by the coding sequence ATGAAACAACTCACATTGGCAGTCGCACTGGGCTTGGTCGCTGCATCTGGCGTAGCACAAGCACGCGATAGTATCGAAATCGTCGGTTCTTCCACCGTATTCCCTTTCAGTACGGCTGTTGCTGAACAGTTTGCTAAAAAAAGCGGCGGTGCTGCCCCTAAAGTAGAATCCACTGGTACTGGTGGTGGTATGAAATTGTTCTGCGCAGGCGCAGGCATTGAAACGCCAGACATCACCAACGCTTCCCGCCGAATGAAAAAAGGCGAAATGGAAACCTGCATCAAAAATGGCGTTACCGATGTTACTGAAATCAAAATCGGTTATGACGGTTTGGCTATCGCACAATCCAAAACTGGCGATCCAATCAATCTGACAGCACGTGAACTGTACTTAGCAGTTGCTAAAGAAATCCCAATGCCAGATGGCACGTTTGTTCCAAACACTTACCAAACTTGGAAAGACGTTAACCCTGATCTGCCAGCACACGAAATCGAAGTTATCGGGCCACCACCAACTTCTGGTACACGTGACTCTTTCGTGGAACTGGGTGTAGAAAAAGGTTGCTTGAAGTTCCAAGGCATCCCTGAGTTGAAAAAGAAAGACAAAAAGATGTTCAAGGAAAAGTGCCATACTCTGCGTGAAGATGGCAAATTCGTTGAAGCTGGCGAAAACGATAATCTGATCGTACAAAAGCTGCAAGCTAACCCTAAAGCGGTTGGCGTATTTGGTTACAGCTTTCTCGAACAGAATGCTGACTCACTGAAAGCAGTTTCAATCAATGGGATCGTACCAACACCGGAAACTGTGATGAGTGGTAAATACCCAATGGCACGTTCTATGTTCATCTACGCTAAGAACAGCCATGCGGGTCAAGTTGCTGGCTTGAAAGAATTCTTAACTGAATTCACTAGTGATGCAGCAATGGGTGCAGACGGTTATTTGGCTGACAAAGGCTTAATTCCTCTGCCAGCAGGCGAGTTGAAAGCTTCTCAAGATGCAGCCGCTAATATGACCCCTGTTTCTGTTAATTCTTTGAAATAA
- a CDS encoding methyltransferase, whose product MDAAQKMDQQYRYQRYVYDLSRKYYLLGRDALLAEIPLQPGETVLEIGCGTGRNLTKLAYRQPHAKLYGMDASAMMLDTARDNLRNTLYAQQITLRQGLAGQVDHTTFGLEKPFDHIVFSYVLSMIPGWQDALEHALSILKPGGCLHVVDFSDQQTMPAWFRKLLLQWLAWFNVHPDSAVPAYLEQMAARHHDQLRIRHLSGRYAVLAHYQKGGFPMTINQNFRKYRSIWISDTHLGSRGCKAEFLLDFLQHNQADHLYLVGDIIDGWALRKRWYWDAFHDQILHLLFERAQRGTKVTYVSGNHDEFLRPFIHHQITAISLEDEVVHTTADGRKFLVLHGDQFDGVMQFARWLAILGDWIYERLLVVNNVYNRLRRRMGYPYWSLSAYLKHKTKSAVNFISAFEETLAKEAKKRQLDGIICGHIHHAEIRDIDGVLYCNDGDWVESCTALVEEWDGSLHVVRWSAVQKTGKQVDALTPTSAVVV is encoded by the coding sequence ATGGATGCCGCACAGAAAATGGATCAGCAGTACCGTTACCAGCGGTACGTTTACGACTTGTCGCGCAAGTATTATCTGTTGGGGCGCGATGCACTGTTGGCAGAAATCCCGTTGCAACCGGGCGAAACGGTGCTGGAAATCGGCTGCGGCACCGGGCGTAACTTAACCAAGTTGGCTTACCGCCAACCGCACGCCAAACTCTACGGCATGGATGCATCGGCGATGATGCTGGACACTGCCCGCGATAATTTGCGTAACACTTTGTATGCACAACAAATTACCTTGCGGCAAGGCTTGGCTGGACAGGTCGATCACACTACGTTTGGATTGGAAAAACCGTTTGATCACATTGTGTTTTCGTATGTGCTGTCGATGATCCCCGGTTGGCAGGATGCGTTGGAACATGCCTTAAGCATCCTTAAACCCGGTGGTTGTTTGCATGTGGTGGATTTTTCCGACCAGCAAACCATGCCCGCGTGGTTTCGCAAGCTGCTGTTGCAGTGGTTGGCTTGGTTCAATGTCCACCCTGATTCGGCAGTCCCGGCGTATTTGGAGCAAATGGCAGCCCGTCATCACGACCAATTGCGTATTCGTCACCTGAGTGGGCGTTACGCAGTGCTTGCGCATTACCAGAAAGGGGGATTCCCAATGACCATCAACCAGAACTTCCGCAAATATCGCAGTATCTGGATTTCTGATACGCACCTCGGTTCACGCGGGTGCAAAGCCGAGTTCTTGCTCGATTTCCTGCAACACAATCAGGCCGATCATTTGTATTTGGTCGGCGATATTATCGACGGCTGGGCATTACGCAAACGCTGGTATTGGGATGCGTTCCACGACCAGATTTTGCACCTGCTGTTTGAACGGGCGCAACGCGGTACGAAAGTCACTTATGTTAGCGGCAATCACGATGAGTTTTTGCGCCCGTTTATTCATCATCAAATTACTGCCATCAGTTTGGAAGACGAAGTGGTGCATACCACAGCGGATGGGCGCAAGTTTTTGGTGCTGCATGGCGACCAGTTTGATGGCGTGATGCAGTTTGCGCGGTGGCTGGCGATCCTCGGCGACTGGATTTACGAGCGTTTGCTGGTGGTGAACAATGTGTACAACCGTTTGCGGCGGCGCATGGGTTATCCGTATTGGTCACTCTCGGCGTATCTCAAGCACAAAACCAAGTCGGCGGTGAATTTCATCTCGGCATTTGAGGAAACGCTGGCGAAAGAGGCCAAGAAGCGTCAGTTGGATGGGATTATTTGCGGGCATATTCACCATGCCGAAATCCGTGACATTGACGGGGTGTTGTATTGCAACGATGGCGATTGGGTCGAAAGTTGCACCGCGTTGGTGGAAGAGTGGGATGGGAGTTTGCATGTGGTGCGTTGGAGCGCGGTACAGAAGACAGGAAAGCAAGTTGATGCATTAACCCCAACCAGTGCTGTGGTTGTATAA
- a CDS encoding DUF3419 family protein, with translation MAGISDAMRDAVHQHAPTSLMGMQQRLFSFWFNSFIYNQIWEDPTVDMQALQLTSESRVLTIASGGCNVLNYLTASPAHITAIDLNPYHLSLTRLKLKALKYLPDHATFYDFFGYADRDTNPAHYEQYIRPHLDDALDGFWQGRSILGQKRINMFRDGLYRQTRFGYFMRFLHWIARRTNYHPEKLLTATSLYEQKAIFNQHIAPFFDNKLVKFLGKLPMSVFSLGIPPQQYKAMKEQGNLIEQYRERVERLACDTPIQNNYFAWQGFSHSYDHEKRQAIPDYLKAENYDAIRQQLGKVDTHLGSMIDFLEQQAPHSYDRFVFLDAQDWMTDEVLTQLWTQVARVGKPGTRIIFRTAAAESPLETALPAELRSQFVYEAEASAQLFQQDRSAIYGGFHLYRKAD, from the coding sequence ATGGCAGGTATTTCCGACGCAATGCGCGATGCTGTGCATCAACATGCCCCCACGTCCTTGATGGGGATGCAGCAACGTTTGTTCAGCTTTTGGTTCAATAGCTTCATCTACAACCAGATTTGGGAAGACCCCACGGTGGATATGCAAGCCTTGCAACTGACTTCGGAAAGCCGCGTGCTGACGATTGCTTCGGGCGGCTGTAACGTGCTGAATTACCTGACCGCAAGCCCCGCGCATATCACCGCGATTGACCTGAACCCTTACCATTTGTCGTTGACGCGCTTGAAGTTAAAGGCATTGAAATACCTGCCGGATCACGCCACCTTCTACGATTTCTTTGGTTACGCTGACCGCGATACCAATCCGGCGCATTATGAGCAATACATCCGCCCGCATTTGGATGATGCACTGGATGGATTCTGGCAGGGGCGCAGCATCTTGGGGCAAAAGCGTATTAATATGTTCCGTGACGGGCTGTATCGGCAAACGCGCTTTGGCTATTTCATGCGCTTCTTGCACTGGATTGCTCGCCGCACCAATTACCACCCTGAAAAGCTCCTCACCGCCACCAGTTTGTACGAACAGAAAGCGATTTTTAACCAACACATCGCACCGTTTTTCGACAATAAACTGGTGAAGTTTTTGGGCAAGCTGCCGATGTCGGTGTTCAGCCTTGGCATTCCGCCGCAGCAATACAAGGCGATGAAAGAACAGGGCAATCTGATTGAACAATACCGCGAGCGCGTCGAGCGGCTGGCGTGTGATACTCCGATCCAGAATAACTATTTCGCATGGCAAGGTTTTAGCCACAGCTACGACCATGAAAAGCGTCAGGCGATTCCCGATTACCTGAAAGCCGAAAACTACGACGCTATCCGCCAGCAATTGGGCAAAGTCGATACGCACCTCGGCTCCATGATCGACTTTCTGGAACAGCAAGCCCCACACAGTTACGACCGTTTCGTGTTCCTCGATGCGCAGGACTGGATGACGGATGAAGTCCTTACTCAGTTGTGGACGCAAGTTGCCCGCGTGGGTAAGCCGGGGACGCGCATTATCTTCCGTACCGCCGCCGCCGAATCACCGTTGGAAACCGCATTGCCAGCCGAATTACGCAGCCAGTTTGTGTACGAAGCTGAAGCTTCCGCGCAATTGTTCCAGCAAGACCGTTCGGCGATTTACGGTGGTTTCCACCTCTACCGCAAGGCCGATTGA